A part of Aegilops tauschii subsp. strangulata cultivar AL8/78 chromosome 2, Aet v6.0, whole genome shotgun sequence genomic DNA contains:
- the LOC109738919 gene encoding 26 kDa endochitinase 1: MKPYMPTVLRPPRVVAILAVVLAAALATAVNAQQCGSQAGGATCANCLCCSKFGYCGSGDAYCGAGCQSQCSGCGPTPPGPSPGGGVSSIISRDLFERLLLHRNDCQEARGFYTYDAFLAAAAAFPSFGTTGSTETRKREVAAFLGQTSHETTGGWPAAPDGPYAWGYCFKQEQGSPGSYCEPKPEWPCASGKKYYGRGPIQLSWNYNYGPAGRAIGVDLLNNPDLVAADATVSFKTALWFWMTAQANKPSSHAVITGQWTPSGTDNAAGRVPGYGVITNIINGGLECGRGQDDRVANRIGFYKRYCDVLGVGYGNNLDCYNQRPFNSGLSMGLATE; encoded by the coding sequence ATGAAGCCATACATGCCCACGGTACTGAGACCCCCTAGGGTGGTGGCCATCCTGGCCGTGGTCCTGGCGGCGGCGCTCGCCACAGCCGTGAACGCTCAGCAGTGCGGCTCCCAGGCTGGTGGCGCGACGTGCGCAAACTGTCTCTGCTGCAGCAAATTCGGGTACTGCGGCAGCGGCGACGCCTACTGCGGTGCCGGCTGTCAGAGCCAGTGCAGCGGCTGCGGCCCCACCCCTCCCGGCCCCAGCCCCGGCGGGGGCGTGTCGTCCATCATCTCCAGGGACCTCTTCGAGCGGCTCCTTCTTCACCGCAATGACTGCCAAGAGGCCCGCGGGTTCTACACGTAcgacgccttcctcgccgccgccgccgcgttccCGTCATTCGGCACCACGGGGAGCACGGAGACGCGGAAGCGGGAGGTGGCGGCCTTCCTGGGGCAAACTTCCCACGAGACCACTGGCGGGTGGCCCGCGGCGCCCGACGGACCGTACGCCTGGGGCTACTGCTTCAAGCAGGAGCAGGGCTCGCCGGGAAGCTACTGCGAGCCAAAGCCGGAGTGGCCGTGCGCGTCGGGCAAGAAATACTACGGTCGCGGCCCCATCCAGCTCTCATGGAACTACAACTATGGCCCCGCGGGGCGTGCCATCGGGGTGGACCTGCTCAACAACCCGGACCTGGTCGCCGCGGACGCGACGGTGTCGTTTAAGACGGCGTTATGGTTTTGGATGACGGCTCAGGCGAACAAGCCGTCGTCCCATGCCGTGATCACAGGCCAATGGACCCCGTCGGGCACGGACAACGCTGCTGGTCGGGTGCCTGGGTACGGTGTCATCACCAACATAATCAACGGCGGGCTCGAGTGCGGTAGGGGGCAGGATGACCGTGTTGCTAACCGGATCGGGTTCTACAAGCGCTACTGCGATGTCCTCGGCGTTGGCTATGGTAACAACCTCGACTGCTACAACCAGAGGCCGTTTAACAGTGGGCTCTCGATGGGGCTTGCCACTGAGTGA